Within Planococcus citri chromosome 2, ihPlaCitr1.1, whole genome shotgun sequence, the genomic segment TGAGGTATTTTGtcatcttggtcaatttttaaataattcgaaGGAtaattcagtttgaaaaataaaataataattagacagaaattctcataaaaagttATTAGGCAAGAACTTGGTTTGAAGTATTGTTACACATCTCCtctgatcaatttcaaaatcaacgattgtgaaatgtgaaaattcagCCCTCATGAAAAAGTACCCTTCGCGTAAACAGtcatttataaataaattttgtcaagattcgtttttttaaaaaacacacatttaCGAAGATAAAATGAAAGTTATAAATAATATTCTCAAGCGATATCATccgataaaaatgtaaaataaaagtataaaaataataagtgTTGATTAATAATATATACGTagcatgtttttgaaaaacagcagCGTCAGATTACTTTCCTATTTGCTCTTCAAGCCATTCTTCAGTCAATTCGTCGAGATCACGTATTTCGTACGATCGTGTGAGATTCGCTTCCCTTTGAAGGGCTATTTTTGTACCAGCGTACATGATTTGCAGCTCCATATGACTATCTGCGAATTTATCACAACGATGATGAGTCAAAATGAGAAGCATAAAGGAAAATAAATCCGAGACTGGGCATACCTCTGGGagtaaaataaatgaaacacATTGGAAACGATATCCGACCATCCAAATGCTCCATTCTGTAGCAATAAATGATGTAACGTGGCTGATGACTAGGAATGATTTCTCTCAGTTCGTCCACACTGACGTCCTGAAACAAGATGAACGTTCATTGTACTGTAATTAAATAAGGAATGACGAAGAACTGAGGTAAAATTACTCACTTCTAGCTCCGTATCGACGCATATTCGTTGCTCTTCTCGGTTCACTTTTACTGTAAAAGTATACCAAGTGTTAAGATTACAAAAACCAATCAACAATGGTGAGTTTATGGGGTAAAACTAAATACTAATGGAATACTAACGTATTAGAGCAGCGTTTGTATTACTCTTGCGGAACCGGAATTTCTTCAGGGCTGCCTTCACATCGTCGTTTATATCGCAAACTTTAACATTTTGAGACTGTGGACAGAATTTGAATCGAGtggtgaatattttttcaaattgaatgcTGAATCAATCGAAGTTTAGGAATGAATTAGCGAAATCTGTACTCACCATGATAATGCCACGAAGTCACTTTACGTAGAATAAAATTGCGATCGTCGTTTAAAGGAAAAAgttcatttctttttgaaatgaaatgaaatgatctAATTTTattatcagcaattttttttgtaaataaattttttcactgtgGAGGGGGAAATAATAACATAAGCCTGCATAATCCACGTAGGCCAGGTCGTTGCTCACTTTTTGGCTTTTTCCTACAGCGATTTCAGGCagtattgataaaatttgaacagCTTCCACATATGTTCCACATCGTATTGACGCGTTCGTTCATTGGTCGATACCGAATACGCTGTGGAAAATGTTCAACTGCCATTGGTCAACAAGACCAACCTTGTTGATTTTGTGTTTTCGAAACATGGCGTTGAttgatgaaattaattgaaGTTCATCAACGAAAGCTATTTCACGCTGAAATTCTCGAAAGATACTTGATTAAattattcgattgatttttaaaataatacagAATACAACGAAGCATAATCTAGGATAAGGTATCTCTGAGAGAACTCCATCATGGCCGAGTATTTGGCTTCAATTTTCGGTACCGAGAAAGACAAGTAAGTTTCATCAGTTCACATCTTCGTTTTGATAGATATTTCGTAAAAGTACGTCTGTTATTTCGCCGCATTTATGATTATTTAATTCTTTACTCGTTTACAGAGTCAATTGTtctttttacttcaaaattggCGCTTGTCGGCACGGAGATCGATGCTCTCGAATCCATAACAAACCTACGTTCAGTCAGGTACGTGTAGATTGATTTTTAACGTTGAATTGGTTATTTCATTTAGATATTCATCATTTACTAATGTAACATTTCGCTGTTGTAACTTTCTAGACGGTCTTGCTGCAAAATTTGTACGTAAATCctcaaaattctgcaaaatcAGCGGATGGATCTCATTGTAAGTTTCATGTTTCAATAgcttgtttatatttttttgggacTATGTCGTGTATTAATTGTTTTGCGTTGCGTTACCGCAGTGGTTTCTAATGTTTCGGACGAAGAAATGCAAGAgcattatgataatttttttgaagatgtgTTCGTAGAATGTGAAGACAAAGTGAGTTACTCCTTAATAACTAGTGCCTAGAATAATGATACATACATTTCATCACCATTCtcatatatttatttttcacagtATGGCGAAATAGAAGAAATGAATGTATGTGACAATCTTGGAGATCATTTGGttggaaatgtttatatcaagGTGAGTGATTTCAATCATTTGTATGATACGAATTTGACTATTTGACCGAATTTACTTACCTATCGTGTTTTGCAGTTTCGTCGCGAAGAAGATGCTGAGAAAGCGGTAACTGATTTGAATAATCGATGGTTCGGAGGTCGACCTGTGTACGCTGAATTGAGCCCTGTCACCGATTTCCGAGAAGCTTGTTGTCGTCAGTACGAAATGGGGTAATTGACTCGATTTAGTTGTCGATTTCGAGTGATACGTatctttaattttattaatcgtGGAATTTATTTCTGCAGCGAATGCACCAGGAGTGGATTTTGCAACTTCATGCACCTGAAACCGATATCTCGTGATTTACGGCGTTATTTGTACAGTAGACGTAAGAAGAGCAGCAGACGGTAATTACATATTGATTTATAATCATCTCGTAATTTTTCTGATCGTGTTTATAAAAtcaaatacgttttttttttagatcacgAAGCAAATCACCACGTGAACCACGTGAACGTAATAACAGAAGATCACGTTCGTCTTCCAGAAGCCGACATCGTAGATATTAAACCCATCGAGGCCGAAAATTTTACTGTTgtatcgattttatttttctggtCCAGTATACCACATTGCGACGAATACGAGGTGGGTATTCATCTACGAAGACATTAGTTTTCTTATTCAAAAGCTTCCCTATGTTTTGAACTTCACGATGAAGGAGATTAATAATTCACTtatcataaaatttattttaaatttagaacTATACGGATATGAATGAAATACGCATAAATCgcattttattattcattttcgtTGAGACTTGTAAATTGAtatacaaaaaaagttttatttttttattaattaaacaaAATACTGGATTTTGAGTAATACtatgtacaaaaattacaaaaaaaaaacttctttaaaaacatattttgtttcatattttttattagtacattctttattaattttttttatgattttgatttttttttcttttttcgtaaggtagatacatatttttcaagtcaGTCAGTCTTGACATCTCATAA encodes:
- the U2af38 gene encoding splicing factor U2af 38 kDa subunit, encoding MAEYLASIFGTEKDKVNCSFYFKIGACRHGDRCSRIHNKPTFSQTVLLQNLYVNPQNSAKSADGSHLVSNVSDEEMQEHYDNFFEDVFVECEDKYGEIEEMNVCDNLGDHLVGNVYIKFRREEDAEKAVTDLNNRWFGGRPVYAELSPVTDFREACCRQYEMGECTRSGFCNFMHLKPISRDLRRYLYSRRKKSSRRSRSKSPREPRERNNRRSRSSSRSRHRRY
- the GMF gene encoding glia maturation factor beta, whose product is MSQNVKVCDINDDVKAALKKFRFRKSNTNAALILKVNREEQRICVDTELEDVSVDELREIIPSHQPRYIIYCYRMEHLDGRISFPMCFIYFTPRDSHMELQIMYAGTKIALQREANLTRSYEIRDLDELTEEWLEEQIGK